A window from Cryptomeria japonica chromosome 1, Sugi_1.0, whole genome shotgun sequence encodes these proteins:
- the LOC131857970 gene encoding polygalacturonase-like, whose translation MAINCLTHQPFCSKQIALQFIFCTDFKAIDLPMGNIPTLFHSLSFCTMILIIMFYMPAEASVFNVETYGAVGNGVEDSTKAFANAWAAACKAPSATLLVPGSKTFLVNGLVFQGPCAPGFTFLVEGTIVAPPDPANWNNRLTWFYFQKLQQFSLTGNGTINGQGQAWWLQCRTKNIHHAYCTDTNRPTAIQFNDCSGLEISGLSIVNSPLFHMTFDDCMDVKMLSLKIIAPGDNPNTDGIDIFTCKNFIINDSSIGTERDDYIAIGEGSFKITITFVTCGPGHGISIGSLGKGNSQADVSDVKVLGAKLIETQNGLRIKTWQGGSSMTKDISFEDIQIVNVGNPIVINQYYCDLPYPCPNQTSVVKISNVRYNNIHGTSASKIALKLDCSESVPCTSITLSDLSLTLASGGEVSAFCQNAEGVAIGTINPPSCLST comes from the exons ATGGCTATAAATTGTCTCACCCATCAACCATTTTGCTCAAAACAGATTGCCCTTCAATTCATTTTCTGCACAGACTTCAAAGCAATCGATCTTCCAATGGGAAATATTCCCACTCTCTTTCACAGTTTGTCATTCTGTACTATGATTTTGATCATCATGTTTTACATGCCAGCAGAAGCTTCAGTCTTTAATGTGGAAACATATGGTGCAGTGGGCAATGGAGTAGAAGATAGCACTAAG GCGTTTGCAAATGCATGGGCTGCAGCTTGTAAAGCTCCATCTGCAACTTTGTTGGTGCCGGGAAGTAAGACATTTTTAGTGAACGGTTTAGTTTTTCAGGGACCTTGTGCACCAGGCTTCACTTTTCTTGT GGAGGGAACTATAGTTGCACCTCCAGACCCAGCAAATTGGAACAATCGGTTGACATGGTTTTATtttcaaaaacttcaacaatttagTCTCACTGGAAATGGTACTATTAATGGACAAGGGCAAGCATGGTGGCTTCAATGCCGTACAAAAAATATTCAT CACGCATATTGTACAGATACTAACAGACCAACG GCCATTCAATTCAATGACTGTAGTGGGTTGGAAATAAGCGGACTATCAATTGTGAACAGCCCTCTCTTTCATATGACTTTTGATGATTGTATGGATGTCAAAATGCTTTCCCTTAAAATTATAGCACCAGGAGACAACCCCAATACTGATGGTATTGACATATTTACATGCAAAAACTTTATCATAAACGACAGCAGCATTGGCACAG AAAGGGATGACTACATTGCCATCGGCGAGGGATCTTTTAAGATCACCATTACGTTTGTGACCTGTGGTCCAGGTCATGGAATAAG CATTGGAAGCCTTGGGAAAGGAAACTCTCAAGCAGACGTTTCTGATGTGAAAGTACTTGGTGCCAAATTGATAGAAACCCAGAATGGTCTCAGAATCAAGACATGGCAG GGAGGTTCTAGCATGACAAAAGATATATCATTTGAGGATATTCAAATCGTAAATGTAGGCAACCCAATAGTGATAAATCAATACTATTGTGATTTACCTTATCCTTGTCCTAATCAA ACTTCTGTAGTTAAAATCAGCAATGTAAGATACAACAATATTCATGGCACATCAGCATCAAAAATAGCCTTGAAACTTGACTGTAGTGAAAGTGTGCCTTGCACAAGCATTACTTTGAGTGATCTAAGTTTGACATTGGCCTCAGGGGGTGAAGTCTCTGCTTTTTGTCAAAATGCAGAGGGAGTAGCCATTGGAACTATCAACCCTCCAAGCTGTCTAAGCACATAA